The Pseudoalteromonas spongiae UST010723-006 genome window below encodes:
- a CDS encoding sensor histidine kinase yields MLNKLNKANNSTTTLTSTHIWLLAFWILVFLLNMGPHWENYASFKEIIETIGSIVFAQTVVAFVTLKFLVPKLLDKDQMPLFIAALLSVLLLGAYWVIAVRYFYIEPSYPETYQNLLYVTQDQGIQYRLFSFWALKYIVFSKMPQLFFPTAVLMARQFYKKQSYILELKEQKNLAELAALKNQLNPHFIFNTLNNLYLLALKKSDQTPLVIEKLADILDYVVYRCNERYVSLNSEITLIQNYLDLECIRKSDTLEVSFSSEINHPHTIAPLLLLNLVENACKHSTSNELNTAFVDIILTSNRDAITFEVKNSIPEHSEASKNSPSVGLTNMTKQLEMLYPNAFSLTIDNTKNSYLATLTLNMETK; encoded by the coding sequence GCAAACAATTCCACAACAACGCTTACCAGCACACATATTTGGCTGTTAGCGTTTTGGATACTGGTGTTTTTATTGAATATGGGGCCGCACTGGGAAAACTACGCATCATTTAAAGAAATAATAGAGACCATCGGCAGCATTGTGTTTGCGCAAACTGTCGTTGCATTTGTAACCTTAAAGTTCTTAGTGCCCAAGTTACTTGATAAAGACCAAATGCCTCTTTTTATCGCCGCGTTATTGAGTGTACTTTTACTTGGTGCATACTGGGTGATTGCAGTTCGCTATTTTTATATTGAACCGAGTTACCCAGAAACCTATCAAAATTTGCTGTATGTTACGCAGGATCAAGGCATTCAGTATCGTTTATTTAGCTTTTGGGCATTGAAATACATTGTCTTTTCAAAAATGCCGCAACTGTTTTTCCCAACGGCGGTATTAATGGCAAGGCAGTTTTACAAAAAACAAAGCTATATTTTGGAATTAAAAGAGCAGAAAAACTTAGCCGAATTAGCCGCTTTAAAAAACCAACTAAACCCACATTTTATTTTTAATACGCTAAATAATTTGTATTTATTAGCACTGAAAAAATCCGACCAAACACCGTTAGTAATTGAAAAGCTAGCTGATATTTTAGATTACGTGGTATATCGCTGTAACGAGCGCTATGTGTCGCTTAATAGTGAGATTACACTTATACAAAACTACCTTGATTTAGAGTGCATTCGTAAGTCAGATACACTCGAAGTGAGCTTTTCTAGCGAGATAAATCATCCCCATACCATCGCCCCTTTGCTGTTATTAAACTTGGTGGAAAACGCTTGCAAACACAGCACCAGTAATGAGCTAAATACCGCGTTTGTCGACATTATTTTAACTTCAAATCGTGATGCAATCACCTTTGAGGTTAAGAACTCAATCCCAGAGCACAGTGAAGCCAGTAAAAACTCGCCCAGTGTGGGGTTAACCAATATGACCAAACAACTTGAAATGCTCTACCCTAACGCATTTTCACTGACCATTGATAATACCAAAAATAGCTATTTGGCTACCCTCACACTTAACATGGAAACAAAGTAA
- a CDS encoding LytR/AlgR family response regulator transcription factor has translation MANQTQRKCYRCIIVDDEALGRELIEMHLAQFAEFELVASCNSAIEAHQVLQNQSVDLLFLDIEMPVLKGTDFYQNLAHKPYVIFTTAYRDYAIEGFELDAVDYLLKPIVFSRFFKAVEKFKQRITNIHHAEPNVPTQQAPNAMFVRENRKQVRIVFENVLYVEGLKDYIKIFLCDGSHIIKSSMSAFESQLPENFARVHRSFIVNVDHISAYAHQYLELGEIEIPIGDQYREHLKNKLA, from the coding sequence ATGGCAAATCAAACTCAACGAAAATGCTATCGCTGTATCATTGTCGATGATGAAGCGCTTGGCCGCGAACTGATTGAAATGCACTTAGCGCAGTTTGCTGAATTTGAACTCGTTGCCAGCTGCAACAGCGCCATTGAAGCACATCAAGTGTTGCAAAACCAAAGCGTTGATTTATTGTTTTTAGACATTGAAATGCCGGTATTGAAAGGCACTGATTTTTATCAAAACCTGGCGCATAAACCCTATGTGATTTTTACTACCGCGTATCGCGACTATGCCATTGAAGGCTTTGAGCTCGATGCTGTGGATTACCTATTAAAACCCATTGTATTTTCACGCTTTTTTAAAGCCGTTGAAAAGTTTAAGCAGCGCATAACTAACATACATCACGCTGAACCGAATGTGCCAACGCAACAAGCGCCAAATGCGATGTTTGTGCGTGAAAACCGTAAGCAAGTACGCATTGTGTTTGAAAACGTTTTGTATGTAGAAGGGTTAAAAGATTATATAAAAATCTTCCTCTGTGATGGCAGCCATATTATCAAAAGCAGTATGAGCGCGTTTGAAAGCCAATTGCCTGAAAATTTTGCCCGTGTGCACCGCTCGTTTATTGTGAATGTTGATCATATTAGCGCTTATGCGCACCAGTATTTAGAGCTGGGTGAGATTGAAATTCCAATTGGCGACCAATACCGTGAACATTTGAAAAATAAATTGGCTTAA
- a CDS encoding sulfatase-like hydrolase/transferase yields MLYKLNSLFTISLLSVTLIGCGGGSSESNPDNDVTPPVVTNQAPQLTTAITDQTTNQSQQYSFDLSQGGQTFTDPDGDTLTYSFSTSPQTNDFTLNGTVLSGTPEQTEAITITVTASDPSGLTASDSYLLTINGAPQTAKTIPDQSINLGENVSLDISQNRTTFVDPDGDELTYAFSTSPQTNDFSLNGSVLSGTPALAQTITFTVTATDPNGLSANDSFLLNINGAPKLTNSISNQSVNIGENYNFDVTQNGSTFEDLDSEILIYSVQITPTNDDLTFNGTHLSGMPNQAGEYTIAVTATDDGGLFDSTSFVLYVVEPNENNSPIIANPIADQSATLNQDFNFDMSQNNTTFSDPDGDMLTFQVAITPTDSGLTSDGLILSGNPNQTGEINVTVTASDPAGLSVSDTFSVKVSAQVNTSKPNVLLIIADDLGQDSSNQYSFSTDLPTTPTIDEIAAQGIVFENLWVNPVCSPTRSTIFTGKYGTRTQVLAPGDELSLSETSLPQALKNHPDTAEYASAKIGKWHLGGDSSHPAAFGLDYYAGIFNGAVSDYYNWELTTNGQTLPQTEYATTVLTNLAIDWLNQQTTPWFLWMGYNAPHTPFHLPPNELHSRNLSGDEADIEANPRAYYLAAVEALDSEINRLLNSLDQATRDNTVVIFIGDNGTPTQARFRDSELSGSKNNISEGGIRVPMIVSGKNVTRQGQREANVLNGTDFFSTILAIAGQEEVAIHDSLPFNNLLNDANATPLRETAFSQNEEAFTIRNARYKLIEYLDGTRAFYDLQNDISEQTDLISAGASLPTDFFYLDSQLSALSNDGWIVNKHNEQSSYMMDSGAFVEVNVLSVQDNGTSTTITTNATPNYKVVVTDEVLTVYQSKPAAAYANGQVLSLNQQIDYGQDIGLTANCGNTGGDGWWPQAGAACPESQSGMALTFPNNPTPTQTECETGLGPVGLWVNGVPIYNWSDASSYNNQDVWNNFALPFRSAAMDVCNGHSGNGMYHHHSYNACLKQQLGDEGKGHSPIYGYAGDGYPIHGPYHSKDVLAKSCWKKRDYSANSATGCGSEGQRTCKFIDEENISLGVENVAAGPATSDIINFFTAGDGPAVSGIYYEDYYYDAQCTAQGEEYLDEHSGHDHDGLGYHYHTSVDENLSPVFPLVNGPDYYGSLNSSSFQCFRREF; encoded by the coding sequence GTGCTTTATAAATTAAATTCTCTATTCACAATTAGTTTGTTAAGCGTAACGCTTATTGGCTGTGGCGGAGGCAGCAGCGAGAGTAATCCCGACAACGACGTCACTCCGCCAGTGGTTACAAATCAAGCTCCACAATTAACAACCGCGATTACTGATCAAACAACCAACCAGTCACAACAGTATTCATTTGATCTCTCTCAAGGGGGGCAAACCTTCACCGACCCAGACGGCGATACACTTACCTACTCGTTTAGTACATCACCGCAAACCAATGACTTTACGTTAAACGGTACTGTGTTATCAGGCACACCAGAACAAACTGAAGCCATTACCATCACTGTAACAGCAAGTGACCCCAGTGGTTTAACGGCAAGCGATAGCTACTTACTTACAATTAATGGTGCGCCACAAACAGCCAAAACTATTCCTGATCAATCAATTAACCTAGGTGAAAACGTTTCACTTGATATAAGTCAAAATCGCACAACCTTTGTTGATCCTGACGGTGATGAGCTCACTTATGCATTTAGCACATCACCGCAAACCAATGACTTTTCATTAAACGGCAGTGTTTTATCTGGCACACCGGCACTTGCGCAAACAATCACTTTCACCGTTACAGCGACTGATCCTAACGGGTTATCAGCAAATGATAGCTTTTTGCTGAACATAAATGGTGCACCAAAACTTACCAACAGCATTAGTAATCAGTCAGTAAATATTGGTGAAAACTATAATTTCGACGTCACTCAAAATGGCTCTACTTTTGAAGATCTTGATAGTGAAATACTCATTTACAGTGTGCAAATCACTCCAACTAATGATGACTTAACATTCAACGGAACGCATTTATCTGGAATGCCAAACCAAGCAGGCGAATACACCATTGCTGTCACAGCAACCGATGATGGTGGATTGTTTGATTCAACCAGTTTTGTATTGTACGTGGTTGAACCAAATGAAAATAACTCGCCGATAATTGCAAATCCAATTGCCGATCAAAGTGCAACATTAAACCAAGATTTTAACTTTGATATGAGCCAGAACAATACCACCTTTAGCGATCCTGATGGTGATATGCTGACTTTTCAGGTCGCGATTACGCCAACGGATTCAGGCTTAACATCTGATGGCTTAATTTTGTCTGGCAACCCAAATCAAACTGGCGAAATTAATGTCACCGTAACTGCCAGCGACCCTGCTGGGCTTTCGGTAAGCGACACGTTTTCAGTTAAGGTGTCAGCGCAAGTTAATACAAGCAAACCGAATGTATTACTGATCATTGCCGACGACTTGGGTCAAGATTCGTCTAATCAATACAGCTTCTCTACCGACTTACCAACTACCCCAACCATTGATGAAATTGCAGCACAAGGCATTGTGTTTGAAAATTTATGGGTAAACCCAGTTTGTTCACCAACCCGGTCCACTATTTTTACAGGAAAATATGGCACACGCACGCAAGTGTTAGCACCGGGTGACGAACTGAGCCTAAGTGAAACGTCACTACCACAAGCGTTAAAAAATCATCCTGATACCGCAGAGTATGCCTCGGCAAAAATTGGTAAATGGCATTTAGGTGGCGACAGCAGTCACCCAGCAGCGTTTGGCTTAGATTATTACGCTGGCATTTTTAATGGCGCCGTCAGCGATTACTATAACTGGGAATTAACCACAAATGGGCAAACCCTGCCACAAACCGAATACGCCACTACCGTACTAACCAATTTGGCAATCGACTGGCTAAATCAACAAACTACCCCGTGGTTTTTATGGATGGGTTACAACGCACCCCACACTCCCTTCCATTTACCGCCAAATGAATTACATAGCCGTAATTTGAGTGGTGATGAAGCTGATATTGAAGCGAATCCTCGCGCGTATTATCTCGCAGCAGTAGAGGCGCTCGACAGTGAAATAAACCGTTTGTTAAATAGTTTAGATCAAGCTACACGCGATAATACGGTGGTGATTTTTATTGGCGATAACGGCACACCAACACAAGCGCGCTTTAGAGATTCAGAGTTATCTGGTAGTAAAAATAATATTAGTGAAGGTGGGATCCGCGTACCTATGATAGTGTCGGGCAAAAATGTCACGCGTCAGGGGCAACGTGAAGCCAATGTATTAAATGGCACCGATTTCTTCAGCACTATTTTGGCTATAGCAGGCCAAGAAGAAGTGGCCATTCACGACAGCTTACCCTTTAACAATTTACTTAATGATGCCAACGCAACACCACTGCGTGAAACCGCTTTTTCTCAAAATGAAGAAGCCTTCACCATTCGTAATGCCCGTTATAAGCTCATTGAGTACCTTGATGGTACGCGCGCTTTTTATGACTTACAAAATGATATTTCAGAGCAAACTGACTTAATATCAGCTGGCGCATCCCTACCAACAGACTTTTTCTATTTAGACAGTCAATTAAGTGCACTTAGTAATGACGGCTGGATTGTTAATAAACACAATGAGCAATCAAGTTATATGATGGATAGTGGTGCGTTTGTAGAGGTGAATGTGTTGTCTGTGCAAGACAATGGCACGTCAACAACAATAACCACCAATGCCACTCCAAATTACAAAGTAGTTGTGACCGATGAAGTGCTGACGGTTTATCAAAGCAAACCTGCAGCGGCCTATGCCAATGGCCAAGTATTGAGCCTCAATCAGCAAATTGATTACGGCCAAGATATTGGACTGACAGCAAATTGTGGTAACACAGGCGGCGATGGATGGTGGCCACAAGCGGGTGCTGCATGCCCTGAGTCTCAATCAGGCATGGCGCTAACCTTTCCAAATAACCCGACCCCAACACAAACAGAGTGTGAAACTGGCCTTGGCCCTGTTGGACTTTGGGTTAACGGCGTGCCCATTTACAATTGGTCTGATGCCAGCTCTTACAACAACCAAGATGTTTGGAATAACTTTGCCCTGCCATTTCGCTCTGCCGCAATGGATGTATGCAATGGCCACTCAGGCAACGGCATGTACCACCACCACAGTTATAACGCGTGTTTAAAACAACAGCTCGGCGATGAAGGCAAAGGACACTCCCCGATTTATGGTTACGCAGGAGATGGTTACCCAATTCACGGCCCGTATCATAGTAAAGACGTGCTTGCGAAAAGCTGTTGGAAGAAACGTGATTATTCAGCAAACAGTGCAACTGGCTGTGGCAGCGAGGGCCAACGTACCTGTAAATTTATTGATGAAGAAAATATCAGCTTAGGCGTTGAAAACGTGGCGGCTGGTCCTGCAACATCAGACATTATTAACTTTTTCACCGCAGGCGATGGCCCTGCTGTATCAGGTATTTATTATGAAGATTACTACTATGATGCACAGTGTACAGCACAAGGTGAAGAGTACCTTGATGAACACAGTGGTCATGACCATGATGGTCTAGGTTATCACTATCACACCAGTGTGGATGAAAACCTATCGCCTGTATTCCCACTGGTTAATGGCCCAGATTACTACGGCAGCCTTAATAGCAGCTCATTCCAGTGCTTTAGAAGGGAGTTTTAA
- a CDS encoding SDR family NAD(P)-dependent oxidoreductase: protein MKNTVLITGASSGIGLELAHIHAENGDDLVIVARSENKLTELKHTLETKHDVSVHVISADLSLPESAQQVFEQTDALGLNIDILINNAGFGGHGKFVERTLVDDLAMMQLNMMTLTSLTHLYLQGMIARNHGKILNVSSTASFMPGPLQAVYYATKAYVTSFSQALAEEVKHHNITVTALCPGTVDTGFVAAGNLDGLDAWKNAKSARSVAEYGYKGMQKGELVTFNESSLKFLINWIIPLLPRKMVLNMSRQFMEK from the coding sequence ATGAAAAACACAGTACTTATTACAGGCGCATCTAGTGGCATCGGTTTAGAACTGGCACATATTCACGCTGAGAATGGAGACGATTTAGTCATTGTCGCACGTTCTGAAAATAAACTTACAGAATTAAAGCACACCCTCGAAACAAAACATGACGTTAGCGTTCATGTTATTAGCGCCGACTTATCATTACCTGAGTCAGCACAACAGGTCTTTGAGCAGACTGATGCGCTTGGTTTAAACATTGATATTTTAATAAACAACGCCGGTTTTGGCGGCCATGGCAAGTTTGTAGAGCGTACGCTGGTAGACGATCTCGCCATGATGCAATTAAACATGATGACACTCACCAGCTTAACCCATTTATATTTGCAAGGTATGATAGCGCGTAATCACGGTAAAATACTTAACGTATCTTCAACTGCGTCGTTTATGCCTGGCCCTTTACAAGCAGTATACTACGCGACCAAAGCCTATGTTACCTCGTTTAGTCAGGCCCTTGCTGAAGAGGTTAAACATCACAATATTACAGTCACAGCATTATGCCCAGGCACTGTTGATACTGGCTTTGTCGCAGCAGGAAACCTTGATGGATTAGATGCTTGGAAAAATGCCAAATCAGCACGTTCTGTTGCCGAATATGGTTACAAAGGTATGCAAAAAGGCGAATTAGTCACCTTTAACGAATCGTCACTTAAGTTTTTGATTAATTGGATCATCCCATTGCTACCACGTAAAATGGTATTAAACATGTCGCGCCAATTTATGGAAAAGTAA
- a CDS encoding AraC family transcriptional regulator, whose product MKRASKFTIPPNWKVLFNDLGISLYEVLAHASLPQQLFEQNKVQLTPSQYFDLWHGIEAVSNNDEMPLKVAEVISLESCDVPIYAALCSTDLNAALARLRDYKPLIGPLTLDIKQDASATTLTLGCYGHKGELPKTLNLVEMIFFTQLARLATRERIPAQKVVLPLLPKSLAKYEAFFGCEISQGENAQISFSARDATTPFLTDNQAMLALFDGELQKKLDAIQSDDSLSEKVAAVLVGSLPQGESSADFVAKHMAMSKRTLQRKLASENQSFQSVLQHVRQELAAHYLTQTNLPMQEVSFLLGFHEYNSFVRAYNSWTGCSPSQMRSTANH is encoded by the coding sequence ATGAAACGAGCAAGCAAATTTACCATTCCACCCAATTGGAAAGTACTATTCAATGACCTTGGTATATCTCTGTATGAAGTGCTGGCACATGCAAGCTTGCCTCAACAATTATTTGAGCAAAATAAAGTACAACTGACACCGTCACAATATTTTGACTTATGGCACGGCATAGAAGCGGTGTCTAACAATGATGAGATGCCACTGAAAGTTGCTGAAGTGATCAGCCTCGAATCGTGTGATGTGCCTATTTATGCTGCATTGTGCAGTACTGATCTGAATGCTGCACTGGCGCGTTTACGCGATTACAAGCCGTTAATCGGCCCTTTAACGTTAGATATTAAACAAGATGCGTCTGCGACCACCCTCACCCTAGGTTGTTACGGCCATAAGGGTGAATTACCCAAAACGCTTAATTTAGTTGAAATGATATTTTTTACGCAATTAGCGCGTCTTGCAACCCGAGAGCGAATACCCGCTCAAAAAGTAGTACTTCCTCTGCTGCCAAAATCATTAGCTAAGTATGAAGCTTTTTTTGGTTGCGAGATTTCTCAAGGTGAAAATGCACAAATTAGCTTTTCAGCAAGGGATGCCACCACCCCTTTTCTAACCGATAATCAGGCAATGTTGGCACTGTTTGATGGTGAGCTGCAAAAGAAACTAGATGCCATACAAAGTGACGATTCACTCTCAGAAAAAGTGGCCGCTGTTTTAGTAGGCTCATTACCGCAAGGTGAAAGCAGTGCTGATTTTGTAGCAAAACACATGGCAATGAGTAAACGTACATTACAGCGCAAACTCGCAAGCGAAAATCAGAGCTTTCAATCTGTATTACAACACGTCAGACAAGAACTTGCTGCACACTATCTCACTCAAACCAATTTACCGATGCAAGAAGTCTCTTTTTTATTGGGTTTTCATGAATACAACTCATTTGTACGCGCATACAACAGCTGGACTGGGTGTTCGCCCTCACAGATGCGAAGCACTGCAAATCACTAA
- the hmpA gene encoding NO-inducible flavohemoprotein has translation MLQQRHIDIIKSLVPLLTETGPALTDHFYSRLFTHHPELKHIFNMSNQESGRQKAALFEAIAAYAQHIENVGALKSAVERIAHKHTSFNIQPEMYQIVGHHLTETLRELTGELFTAEIEEAWTAAYDFLASVFIQREGELYENRAKSQGGWRDSRPFVVSEKIKESELVTSFVLTPEDGKAVIDYVPGQYLGISVQPNDHPFTEIRQYSLSSKPNGQSYRISVKREKGMPDGLVSNYLHDHIEVGDTLAVNAPAGDFFFQDKQSPVVLISAGVGVTPMQSMLEYLSALNYEHDVYYLHACGSEQQHSFKQRTNELAMLNNWQTYTWYENHNEAKTLPENIYHGLVDLNDARLPYGQAHFYLCGPVAFMRFIKKQLLNMGVGAERIHYEVFGPHAEL, from the coding sequence ATGTTACAACAACGTCATATCGATATTATTAAAAGTTTAGTGCCACTACTTACAGAAACCGGGCCTGCTTTAACAGATCATTTTTATTCGCGTCTTTTTACGCATCATCCTGAGCTTAAACATATTTTTAATATGAGCAATCAAGAATCAGGTAGACAAAAAGCAGCATTATTTGAAGCTATCGCAGCGTATGCGCAGCATATTGAGAATGTGGGTGCATTAAAAAGTGCGGTTGAGCGCATAGCCCATAAACACACAAGCTTTAATATTCAGCCTGAAATGTACCAAATAGTAGGACATCACCTAACTGAAACCTTACGTGAATTAACAGGGGAACTATTTACCGCCGAAATTGAAGAAGCGTGGACTGCAGCATATGACTTTTTAGCGTCTGTATTTATTCAACGTGAAGGTGAGCTTTATGAAAACCGTGCAAAAAGTCAAGGTGGCTGGCGCGATAGCCGCCCATTTGTGGTAAGTGAAAAAATTAAAGAATCGGAATTAGTCACCAGTTTTGTCTTAACGCCAGAAGACGGGAAAGCGGTAATTGATTATGTGCCGGGGCAGTACTTAGGCATTTCGGTGCAACCAAACGATCATCCATTTACTGAAATTCGTCAGTATTCGTTATCAAGTAAGCCTAATGGGCAAAGCTATCGTATTTCGGTAAAACGCGAAAAAGGCATGCCAGACGGCCTTGTATCTAACTACTTGCATGATCATATTGAAGTGGGTGATACCCTTGCAGTTAACGCCCCTGCAGGAGACTTTTTCTTCCAAGACAAGCAATCACCGGTAGTACTTATTTCGGCCGGGGTGGGTGTTACGCCAATGCAGTCAATGTTGGAGTATTTATCGGCGCTAAATTATGAGCACGATGTGTATTATTTACATGCTTGCGGCTCTGAGCAACAGCACTCGTTTAAACAGCGCACCAATGAGCTTGCCATGTTAAATAACTGGCAAACCTATACATGGTATGAGAATCACAATGAAGCAAAAACATTACCGGAAAACATATACCATGGGCTCGTTGATTTAAACGATGCACGGTTACCGTATGGGCAAGCGCATTTCTACTTGTGTGGTCCAGTTGCCTTTATGCGTTTCATCAAAAAGCAGCTATTAAATATGGGAGTTGGCGCAGAACGTATTCATTATGAAGTGTTTGGCCCGCATGCGGAGCTATAG
- a CDS encoding NnrS family protein: MLNIQEPQTQENMPVRTFSEHAFFQLAFRSSFILGAIASILAMIMWLGFLNAWWQLDPTGLTPTVWHLHEMLFGFGATIATGFVLTAVQTWTGRPSIKGTPLIALVSLWLIIRALFIVNSTASVILATVLQSIWWLSIIAVYSHIVLAAKNRRNYLFIPLFSVMALLEMALLISELTIDTAQALHIGRTMVLMFGILMAIVGGRVIPFFTRNGAKLKDVSHPPLLDPLLLVTSLLGTLVFFSHFYISLPLSPAYLMIAAGCLHLAKLGFWQSNKTLGISLLWSLHLAYGALALGLILLGASYFTPLIPFSSGLHVITVGAMGLMILSMMSRVSLGHTGRMLLPKAIMSAAFLLLFVMAVTRALLPAIGLSHFAWQISALGWIIAFAIFVWVYFPVLIAPRQDSFR; this comes from the coding sequence ATGTTAAATATTCAAGAACCTCAAACACAAGAAAACATGCCTGTTAGAACCTTTTCAGAACATGCCTTTTTTCAATTGGCATTTCGCTCAAGCTTTATTCTCGGGGCAATCGCATCAATCTTAGCCATGATAATGTGGCTTGGCTTTTTAAATGCGTGGTGGCAGTTAGATCCAACAGGCTTAACCCCAACGGTATGGCATTTACACGAAATGTTATTTGGCTTTGGTGCCACCATTGCAACAGGATTTGTATTAACCGCGGTGCAAACTTGGACTGGCAGGCCAAGTATAAAAGGCACGCCTCTTATTGCTTTGGTTAGTCTTTGGCTCATTATACGTGCGCTGTTTATTGTTAATTCAACGGCAAGTGTCATTTTAGCCACCGTTCTGCAAAGTATTTGGTGGCTCAGCATTATCGCTGTTTACTCACATATCGTTTTGGCTGCTAAAAATCGTCGCAATTATTTGTTTATCCCATTATTCAGTGTGATGGCGCTACTTGAAATGGCACTTTTAATCAGTGAGCTAACTATTGATACTGCACAGGCACTGCATATTGGCCGTACTATGGTGCTGATGTTTGGTATTTTAATGGCGATCGTCGGTGGTCGTGTTATTCCGTTTTTCACCCGTAACGGTGCCAAGCTTAAAGATGTGTCGCATCCGCCTTTGCTTGACCCACTATTATTGGTTACATCCTTGCTCGGCACTTTAGTGTTTTTTAGCCATTTTTATATTTCTCTGCCGTTATCGCCTGCGTATCTAATGATTGCAGCAGGCTGCTTGCACCTTGCAAAGCTGGGTTTTTGGCAAAGTAATAAGACGCTCGGTATCTCTCTTTTATGGTCGTTGCATCTCGCCTACGGCGCCCTTGCTCTTGGTCTTATTTTACTTGGAGCAAGTTATTTCACGCCGCTCATTCCTTTTAGCTCTGGGCTTCATGTAATCACAGTGGGCGCCATGGGTTTAATGATCTTATCCATGATGAGTCGTGTTTCGCTGGGTCACACAGGGCGCATGTTATTGCCTAAGGCCATTATGAGTGCGGCGTTTTTACTGTTGTTCGTAATGGCAGTAACCCGAGCGTTGCTTCCCGCTATCGGGCTTTCTCATTTCGCATGGCAGATAAGTGCGCTTGGTTGGATTATCGCGTTTGCAATTTTTGTTTGGGTTTATTTCCCGGTATTAATCGCGCCTCGCCAAGATAGTTTTCGTTAA